One region of Cobetia sp. cqz5-12 genomic DNA includes:
- a CDS encoding HupE/UreJ family protein, with product MTFTRFSAPRLTRAAISRLGLLLILFSGAAHAHVDTDSVGGFAAGFLHPLTGLDHFTAMVAVGLWGVILGRPATWLLPVVFPMIMALGSVVGIVGLALPGIEIGIALSALVLGAFIVWRVALPLWLACLVVSVFAICHGYAHGAELPLASDPFAFAMGFMLATGSLHAAGIGVGIMAERFRQGMLLRGLGILTALLGVYFLMEALA from the coding sequence ATGACGTTCACCCGTTTTTCCGCGCCGCGACTCACGCGGGCAGCCATCTCCCGTCTGGGCCTGTTGCTGATCTTGTTTTCCGGGGCTGCGCACGCCCATGTCGATACCGACTCCGTCGGTGGCTTTGCCGCGGGCTTTCTGCATCCTCTGACGGGGCTTGATCACTTCACGGCCATGGTGGCGGTGGGCCTGTGGGGCGTGATTCTCGGTCGGCCCGCCACCTGGCTGCTGCCGGTCGTCTTCCCGATGATCATGGCGCTGGGGAGTGTGGTCGGCATCGTGGGTCTGGCGCTGCCGGGCATCGAGATCGGTATCGCGCTTTCTGCACTGGTCCTCGGCGCCTTCATCGTATGGCGGGTCGCATTGCCGCTATGGCTCGCCTGTCTGGTCGTCTCGGTATTTGCGATCTGTCATGGCTACGCCCACGGGGCAGAGTTGCCCCTGGCGTCTGATCCCTTTGCCTTTGCGATGGGCTTCATGTTGGCTACCGGCAGTCTGCATGCCGCGGGTATCGGCGTTGGCATCATGGCGGAACGTTTCCGTCAGGGCATGTTGCTGCGCGGATTGGGAATTCTGACGGCGCTGTTGGGCGTCTACTTCCTGATGGAGGCCCTGGCATGA
- a CDS encoding YHYH protein gives MKHLTSKLLLGSAIALMASTTAMAHGTDMSERLATLKSMFDADSIVAGPEVVDCTLSGGTETQCFSITLKNSLAADQMGPWCPGNIAEGAEKGGIWVRDGKQYDVDGAFIENLATFYDDPEWQLFDEDTGKVHVTDTRTACDQAARPDVAEEYNNYCVECRTEYMDEVVETTYVLPLVPVVRQEEATGRTPGPRGIAFNGVRFDAAAPQDAILAAHTLAPFDDCGGHVNLHVGYHYHGANGCSPRQETSEADAPMIGFAMDGYPILARLTGEEAEKAELDACSGHVAAGIGYHYHGNSAEKNEILGCFKGEIGCALDSPDAVCKADERPAGGPPGGGPEGQRPHDEA, from the coding sequence ATGAAGCATCTGACAAGCAAGCTGCTATTGGGGAGTGCCATCGCCTTGATGGCCTCCACGACCGCCATGGCCCATGGCACCGACATGAGCGAGCGCCTGGCTACCCTCAAGTCGATGTTCGATGCCGACAGCATCGTCGCAGGCCCCGAGGTAGTGGATTGCACGCTGTCCGGGGGTACCGAGACCCAGTGTTTCAGCATCACGCTCAAGAACTCGCTGGCCGCTGATCAAATGGGCCCCTGGTGTCCCGGCAATATCGCGGAGGGTGCCGAGAAGGGCGGTATCTGGGTGCGCGACGGCAAGCAATACGATGTCGATGGTGCCTTCATCGAGAATCTGGCCACTTTCTATGATGACCCCGAGTGGCAGCTGTTCGATGAGGACACCGGCAAGGTGCACGTCACCGATACCAGAACCGCGTGTGATCAGGCGGCGCGGCCGGATGTGGCCGAGGAGTACAACAACTACTGCGTGGAATGCCGCACGGAATACATGGATGAGGTCGTCGAGACCACCTATGTGCTGCCCTTGGTGCCTGTTGTCCGTCAGGAAGAGGCGACAGGGCGCACGCCAGGCCCACGGGGTATCGCCTTCAACGGCGTCAGATTCGATGCCGCAGCGCCGCAGGATGCGATTCTCGCTGCCCATACTCTGGCCCCGTTCGACGATTGCGGCGGGCATGTGAATCTGCACGTGGGCTATCACTACCACGGTGCCAATGGCTGTAGCCCCAGGCAGGAGACGTCTGAAGCGGATGCCCCGATGATCGGCTTCGCGATGGACGGTTACCCGATCCTGGCCAGGCTGACCGGTGAGGAGGCTGAAAAGGCCGAGCTGGATGCCTGCAGTGGTCACGTCGCCGCAGGAATCGGCTATCACTATCACGGCAACAGTGCCGAGAAGAACGAGATCCTGGGCTGCTTCAAGGGTGAGATCGGCTGTGCGCTCGACTCACCGGATGCGGTCTGCAAGGCAGATGAACGCCCGGCAGGAGGGCCGCCCGGGGGCGGGCCTGAAGGGCAAAGGCCTCACGACGAGGCGTGA
- the tdh gene encoding L-threonine 3-dehydrogenase has protein sequence MKALAKLKPEPGIWMTETAVPEIGHNDVLIKIRRTAICGTDMHIYQWDEWSQATVPVPMVTGHEYAGEIVALGSEVRGYEIGDRVSGEGHITCGHCRNCRAGRRHLCRNTEGVGVNRPGAFAEYLALPAYNLFKLPDEISDDLAAIFDPFGNAVHTALAFDVVGEDVLITGAGPIGIMAAAVIRHIGARHVVITDVNDYRLALAKQMGATRTVNVSRESLKEVMAELDMHEGFDVVLEMSGVPSAVGQMLDVINHGGKIAMLGIPPGEMAIDWTKVIFKGLTIKGIYGREMFETWYKMASLIQSGLDLTPIITHRLPVADFQQGFEIMGSGQSGKVVLDWG, from the coding sequence ATGAAGGCGCTGGCCAAGCTCAAGCCCGAACCCGGGATCTGGATGACCGAGACGGCCGTGCCGGAAATCGGCCACAACGATGTGCTGATCAAGATCCGCAGGACCGCGATCTGCGGCACGGACATGCACATCTATCAGTGGGATGAGTGGTCACAGGCGACCGTGCCGGTGCCGATGGTCACCGGTCATGAGTATGCGGGGGAAATCGTCGCACTGGGCAGCGAGGTGCGCGGCTACGAGATCGGCGACCGTGTCTCAGGCGAAGGACACATCACCTGTGGCCATTGCCGCAACTGCCGCGCGGGGCGTCGCCATCTGTGCCGCAATACCGAGGGCGTGGGCGTCAACCGTCCGGGCGCCTTCGCCGAATATCTCGCTCTACCCGCCTACAACCTGTTCAAGCTGCCGGATGAGATCAGCGATGACCTGGCGGCCATCTTCGACCCTTTCGGCAACGCCGTGCATACGGCGCTGGCCTTCGATGTGGTCGGCGAGGACGTGTTGATCACCGGCGCCGGGCCCATCGGCATCATGGCGGCGGCGGTCATCCGCCATATCGGCGCCCGTCACGTGGTGATCACCGACGTGAATGACTATCGACTGGCACTGGCCAAGCAGATGGGCGCGACCCGCACCGTCAATGTCAGCCGCGAATCCCTGAAGGAGGTGATGGCGGAGCTCGACATGCATGAGGGCTTCGATGTAGTGCTGGAGATGTCCGGCGTACCCTCTGCCGTCGGTCAGATGCTCGATGTCATCAACCACGGCGGCAAGATCGCCATGCTGGGCATCCCCCCCGGCGAGATGGCCATCGACTGGACCAAGGTCATCTTCAAGGGACTGACCATCAAGGGAATCTATGGCCGTGAGATGTTCGAGACCTGGTACAAGATGGCCAGCCTGATCCAGTCAGGGCTGGATCTTACGCCCATCATCACGCACCGGTTGCCCGTCGCAGACTTCCAGCAGGGCTTCGAGATCATGGGTTCCGGTCAGTCGGGCAAGGTGGTGCTCGACTGGGGCTGA
- a CDS encoding BCCT family transporter, with protein sequence MAATDHDPLGDPARHPSQDNALTAHLQVETSGPLKGMHKGMTLTSAGLLLAFVVGAGLSPDGAAAIFGAARSWIEHTFGTYYLVLVVAMIALSLVLVCSPWGSLRLGPKDSVPEFSRFTWISMLLSAGVGIGVLFFGVAEPMFYFDNSGGFGYPNNPHADLAGATAMDHARAVEALKVAFFHWGLHGWAIYGMVGMTLAYFAYRKKLPLALRSALYPLIGDRIYGPIGHAVDIMGVLGCVFGIATSLGLGVSQIAVGLNRLTGLDAGIGTQLALIVAISAISIASAVSGIKRGIRFISELNIGVSVLVVGSFLIGGPTLWLISLFGETLLAYLRDVVPMGLWVAETAGENSWQVGWTIFYWAWWLAWAPFIGLFIARISKGRTLREFILGVLIAPPLIIFIWQALFGGTGLHQELTATMGAGSGELMALVRNWNLPEALFATADALAGNSVLSVILSSLLIFLLISWFVTSSDSSTLVVTTILSLGDEEPLARHRIFWGICIGLVAGTLLMAGGLKALQTILMAAALPMSFVIVAMTLGLLVALYQESGNALKRFKKPAQHHTGP encoded by the coding sequence ATGGCAGCGACAGACCATGATCCGCTCGGTGATCCCGCACGACACCCTTCGCAAGACAATGCCCTCACGGCACATCTCCAGGTGGAAACCAGCGGCCCGCTCAAGGGCATGCACAAGGGCATGACCCTGACCTCGGCCGGCCTGTTGCTGGCGTTCGTCGTCGGGGCCGGTCTCTCACCCGATGGAGCGGCCGCCATCTTCGGTGCCGCGCGCAGCTGGATCGAACATACCTTCGGCACCTACTACCTGGTGCTGGTGGTCGCGATGATCGCCCTGTCGCTGGTACTGGTGTGCTCGCCCTGGGGCAGCCTGCGCCTCGGCCCCAAGGACAGTGTCCCGGAATTCTCGCGCTTCACCTGGATCTCAATGTTGCTCTCGGCAGGTGTCGGCATCGGCGTGCTGTTCTTCGGTGTCGCGGAGCCGATGTTCTATTTCGACAATTCCGGTGGCTTCGGCTATCCCAACAATCCGCATGCGGACCTGGCCGGCGCGACCGCCATGGATCACGCCCGCGCCGTCGAGGCACTCAAGGTGGCCTTCTTCCACTGGGGGCTACATGGCTGGGCGATCTACGGCATGGTCGGCATGACGCTGGCCTACTTCGCCTATCGCAAGAAACTGCCGTTGGCGCTGCGCTCGGCGCTCTATCCGCTGATCGGTGACCGCATCTACGGCCCGATCGGCCATGCCGTCGACATCATGGGCGTGCTGGGCTGCGTGTTCGGTATCGCCACCTCACTGGGTCTGGGCGTCAGCCAGATCGCGGTCGGCCTCAATCGCCTTACCGGACTGGATGCCGGCATCGGCACGCAGCTGGCGCTGATCGTCGCGATCAGTGCGATCTCCATCGCCTCGGCGGTTTCCGGCATCAAGCGCGGGATTCGCTTCATCTCCGAGCTGAACATCGGCGTGTCGGTCCTCGTGGTCGGCAGCTTCCTGATCGGTGGCCCGACGCTATGGCTGATCTCACTGTTCGGCGAGACGCTGCTGGCCTATCTGCGCGACGTGGTGCCGATGGGGCTGTGGGTCGCCGAGACCGCGGGAGAAAACAGCTGGCAGGTCGGCTGGACCATCTTCTACTGGGCCTGGTGGCTGGCATGGGCACCGTTCATCGGTCTGTTCATCGCCCGCATCTCCAAGGGCCGCACCCTGCGTGAATTCATTCTGGGCGTGCTGATCGCACCGCCGCTGATCATCTTCATCTGGCAGGCGCTGTTCGGCGGTACCGGTCTGCATCAGGAGCTGACGGCCACGATGGGGGCCGGCAGCGGTGAACTGATGGCACTGGTGCGCAACTGGAATCTGCCCGAAGCGCTGTTCGCCACCGCCGATGCCCTGGCGGGCAACAGCGTGCTGAGCGTCATCCTGTCGTCTCTGCTGATCTTCCTGCTGATCAGCTGGTTCGTGACCAGCTCCGACTCCAGCACCCTGGTGGTTACCACCATCCTGTCGCTGGGCGATGAGGAGCCGCTGGCGCGTCACCGTATCTTCTGGGGCATCTGCATCGGACTGGTGGCCGGTACCTTGTTGATGGCGGGCGGACTCAAGGCACTGCAGACCATTCTGATGGCCGCCGCCTTGCCGATGAGCTTCGTGATCGTGGCGATGACGCTGGGCCTCTTGGTGGCGCTCTATCAGGAATCCGGCAACGCGCTGAAAAGGTTCAAGAAACCCGCCCAGCATCACACAGGCCCCTGA
- a CDS encoding glycine C-acetyltransferase → MPASFHDHLSRQINALHEEGLYKQEREITSPQRASIQVSASDKDEGQGAQVINFCANNYLGLADSPELIAAAQQALERDGFGMASVRFICGTHHQHRVLEKRLAAFLGMDDAILYSSCFDANGGLFETLFGPEDAIISDALNHASIIDGVRLCKASRYRYANNDMRELEARLKEADGAGARFKLIATDGVFSMDGVIANLKGICELARRYDALVMVDDSHATGFVGENGRGSHEYHDVMDQIDIITTTFGKALGGASGGVTAARSPIVEWLRQRSRPYLFSNSLAPPIVAATLKALDRIEDSAEARHQLWENVERFRRGMQAAGFTLAGAGHAIIPVMIGDARLAGDFANRLLEAGIYVIGFSYPVVPRGQARIRTQLSAAHTPEQIDTAVSAFARIGREMGVIGSATGGDA, encoded by the coding sequence ATGCCAGCTAGTTTCCACGACCACCTCAGCCGTCAGATCAATGCGCTGCATGAAGAAGGCCTCTACAAGCAGGAGCGCGAGATCACCTCGCCCCAGCGTGCCAGCATCCAGGTTTCCGCCAGTGATAAGGACGAGGGACAAGGCGCCCAGGTCATCAACTTCTGTGCCAACAACTATCTGGGCCTGGCCGATAGCCCCGAGCTGATCGCGGCCGCGCAACAGGCGCTGGAGCGTGATGGCTTCGGCATGGCCTCGGTACGCTTCATCTGCGGCACCCACCACCAGCATCGCGTGCTGGAAAAGCGCCTCGCGGCCTTTCTGGGCATGGACGATGCCATCCTCTATTCCTCGTGCTTCGATGCCAATGGTGGCCTGTTCGAGACACTCTTCGGCCCTGAAGACGCCATCATTTCCGATGCGCTCAACCACGCCTCCATCATCGACGGCGTGCGCCTGTGCAAGGCTAGCCGCTATCGCTATGCCAACAATGACATGCGCGAACTCGAGGCCCGCCTCAAGGAGGCGGACGGGGCTGGCGCACGCTTCAAGCTGATCGCCACCGATGGTGTCTTCTCGATGGATGGCGTGATCGCCAATCTCAAGGGCATCTGCGAGCTCGCCCGCCGCTACGACGCGCTGGTGATGGTGGATGACTCCCACGCCACCGGCTTTGTCGGCGAAAACGGGCGTGGCAGCCACGAATACCATGACGTGATGGATCAGATCGACATCATCACCACCACCTTCGGCAAGGCGCTGGGCGGTGCCTCGGGCGGTGTGACGGCCGCGCGCAGCCCCATCGTCGAGTGGCTGCGCCAGCGCTCACGCCCTTATCTATTCTCCAACTCGCTGGCGCCGCCCATCGTGGCGGCGACCCTCAAGGCGCTGGACAGAATCGAGGATAGCGCCGAGGCGCGCCACCAGCTGTGGGAGAACGTCGAACGCTTTCGTCGTGGCATGCAGGCCGCCGGCTTCACCCTCGCGGGTGCCGGCCACGCCATCATTCCGGTGATGATCGGCGATGCACGCCTCGCGGGCGACTTCGCCAATCGGCTGCTGGAGGCCGGCATCTACGTGATCGGGTTTTCCTATCCGGTGGTGCCCAGGGGACAGGCGCGCATTCGCACCCAGCTCTCGGCGGCGCATACCCCGGAGCAGATCGACACGGCCGTCTCGGCCTTCGCGCGCATCGGCCGCGAGATGGGCGTGATCGGGTCTGCGACGGGAGGTGATGCATGA
- a CDS encoding YHYH protein has translation MAGAAHAEVVPSQFSSAALVKAPETVSCTLENGTQAQCTRLVVKYKPDGLKTGPFCPPSLDDEGGIWDWDGENPGLYRLDRAFFEMLDTLGFHFHDDDESLHIMTDLSKTPVEANNCLNVAEDDSVEMTVLLPLEPVEAAKPTPLGTVAKIGLALDGVPIFADAPSVLDTGNLPALDTCGGHVDPGGWYHWHATATDIDTLYDEHGVDAHCQLPQSHTAQFAYAFDGYPMFGTQDAGGSVPTDLDSCNGHFGPTERHPEGEYHYHATDEFPNLPKCLKGVVAKGNFVTTASMGIGSPRIPGQGPGPGGPGGPKKGTSDRPESDQPSEAPSQASSEQ, from the coding sequence ATGGCCGGCGCGGCTCACGCTGAAGTCGTGCCGAGCCAATTCTCTTCGGCCGCACTGGTGAAGGCCCCTGAAACGGTGAGCTGTACGCTGGAAAATGGCACGCAGGCCCAGTGCACCCGTCTGGTGGTCAAGTACAAGCCGGATGGCCTGAAAACCGGCCCGTTCTGCCCGCCATCTCTGGATGATGAGGGGGGTATCTGGGACTGGGATGGCGAGAACCCGGGGCTCTATCGTCTGGATCGCGCCTTTTTCGAGATGCTTGATACGCTCGGTTTTCATTTCCATGATGATGACGAATCGCTTCACATCATGACGGATCTGAGCAAGACGCCGGTCGAGGCCAACAACTGTCTCAACGTGGCCGAGGATGATAGCGTCGAGATGACCGTGCTGCTGCCCCTCGAGCCGGTCGAGGCTGCCAAGCCCACGCCGCTGGGCACCGTCGCCAAGATCGGTCTCGCCCTGGATGGCGTGCCGATCTTCGCTGACGCCCCATCAGTGCTGGACACCGGCAATCTGCCGGCGCTGGATACCTGTGGCGGGCATGTCGATCCCGGTGGCTGGTATCACTGGCACGCCACGGCGACCGATATCGACACCCTCTATGACGAGCATGGTGTCGATGCCCACTGTCAGCTGCCACAGAGCCATACCGCTCAGTTTGCCTACGCCTTTGATGGCTACCCGATGTTCGGCACCCAGGATGCCGGCGGCAGCGTCCCGACGGACCTCGACAGCTGCAATGGTCACTTCGGCCCGACCGAGCGCCACCCCGAGGGTGAGTACCATTATCACGCCACCGACGAGTTCCCGAATCTGCCCAAGTGCCTGAAGGGCGTGGTCGCCAAGGGCAACTTCGTGACCACGGCCAGCATGGGCATCGGCTCGCCGCGCATACCGGGCCAGGGCCCCGGCCCGGGTGGCCCGGGTGGGCCGAAGAAAGGCACGTCTGATCGCCCGGAGTCTGATCAGCCGTCAGAGGCCCCATCTCAGGCATCCAGCGAGCAGTAG
- a CDS encoding BCCT family transporter, whose protein sequence is MTPPQPDPASPDNSSTKNATAKDTTSNNTTSNTTTSDGSAAPVVGSQRYHSPDLSLRVETSGPLKGMHKGMTLTSAGLLLLFVLATGLAPELSSSLFGAARAWIESTFGTYYLVTIVGLIGLCIALVFSPWGKLRLGAPDSRPEFSRFTWVSMLLSAGVGIGILFFGVAEPMFYFDNSGGFGYPNNPHADLAGHMAMDHARAVDALKLAFFHWGLHGWAVYVIVGMTLAYFAYRRNLPLALRSALYPLIGDRIYGPIGHAVDIMGVLGCVFGIATSLGLGVSQIAVGLNRLTGIDSGIGTQVVLIAIISVISIASAVSGVQRGIRIISELNVGVSVIVVGSFLIGGPTLWLISMFGETVVSYVRDVIPMGLWVASTPVERDWQDAWTIFYWAWWLAWAPFIGLFIARISKGRTLREFILGVLIAPPLIIFIWQTLFGGTALHQELNAAMGPGTGQLMGMIRDWNLPEALFATADALVSNDILSTVLTSLLIFLLISWFVTSSDSSTLVITTILSMGDEDPLPRHRIFWGVCIGSVAAVLLMAGGLKALQTVLMAAALPVSFVILAMTLGLLVALVDESRSVIKSRRQPKTGPQATPRTASQTNAG, encoded by the coding sequence GTGACCCCACCTCAGCCTGATCCCGCCTCACCTGACAATTCCAGTACCAAAAACGCCACCGCTAAAGACACCACCTCTAACAACACCACCTCCAACACCACCACCTCTGACGGCAGCGCCGCGCCAGTCGTCGGCTCTCAGCGCTACCATTCGCCGGACCTGAGCCTGCGCGTCGAGACCTCGGGCCCGCTCAAAGGCATGCACAAGGGCATGACCCTGACCTCCGCCGGCCTGCTGCTGCTTTTCGTTCTCGCCACCGGCCTGGCCCCCGAGCTGTCCTCCAGTCTGTTCGGCGCCGCACGCGCCTGGATCGAATCCACCTTCGGCACCTATTACCTGGTGACCATCGTCGGTCTGATCGGCCTGTGCATTGCCCTCGTCTTCTCCCCTTGGGGCAAGCTGCGCCTGGGCGCGCCGGATAGCCGCCCTGAATTCTCGCGCTTCACTTGGGTCTCGATGCTGCTCTCGGCAGGCGTCGGGATCGGCATCCTGTTCTTCGGCGTCGCCGAACCGATGTTCTACTTCGACAACTCCGGCGGCTTCGGGTATCCCAACAATCCGCACGCAGACCTCGCCGGTCATATGGCGATGGATCACGCCCGCGCCGTCGACGCGCTCAAGCTGGCCTTCTTCCATTGGGGCCTGCACGGCTGGGCGGTCTATGTCATCGTCGGCATGACGCTGGCCTACTTCGCCTATCGCCGCAATCTACCGCTGGCACTGCGCTCCGCGCTCTATCCGCTGATCGGTGACCGCATCTACGGCCCCATCGGCCATGCCGTCGACATCATGGGGGTTCTGGGCTGCGTGTTCGGTATCGCCACCTCGCTGGGACTGGGCGTCAGTCAGATCGCCGTCGGCCTCAACCGCCTGACCGGTATCGACTCGGGTATCGGCACCCAAGTCGTATTGATCGCGATCATCAGTGTCATCTCCATCGCCTCGGCGGTCTCCGGCGTCCAGCGCGGCATCCGCATCATTTCCGAATTGAATGTCGGCGTGTCCGTCATCGTGGTCGGCAGCTTCCTGATCGGCGGCCCGACCCTGTGGCTGATCAGCATGTTCGGCGAGACGGTCGTCTCCTATGTACGTGACGTCATTCCCATGGGGTTGTGGGTCGCGAGCACACCGGTCGAGCGCGACTGGCAGGATGCCTGGACCATCTTCTACTGGGCATGGTGGCTAGCATGGGCACCGTTCATCGGTCTGTTCATCGCGCGTATCTCCAAGGGCCGCACCCTGCGTGAATTCATCCTCGGCGTGCTGATTGCCCCGCCGCTGATCATCTTCATCTGGCAGACCCTGTTTGGCGGCACCGCACTGCATCAGGAACTGAACGCGGCCATGGGCCCGGGCACCGGCCAGCTGATGGGCATGATTCGCGACTGGAATCTGCCAGAGGCACTGTTCGCCACCGCCGATGCGCTGGTAAGCAACGACATCCTCAGCACTGTGCTGACGTCGCTGCTGATCTTCCTGCTGATCAGCTGGTTCGTCACCAGCTCCGATTCCAGCACCCTGGTCATCACCACCATCCTGTCGATGGGCGATGAAGACCCGCTGCCGCGTCACCGCATCTTCTGGGGTGTCTGCATCGGCTCCGTCGCGGCGGTGCTACTGATGGCAGGCGGGCTCAAGGCGCTGCAGACGGTCCTGATGGCTGCTGCCTTGCCGGTCAGCTTCGTGATCCTCGCCATGACGCTTGGCCTGCTGGTCGCGCTGGTCGATGAATCGCGCAGCGTGATCAAATCGCGTCGTCAGCCGAAGACCGGCCCGCAAGCCACGCCGCGAACGGCCAGCCAGACCAACGCGGGCTAG
- a CDS encoding BCCT family transporter, whose product MTTDTSSSRQPEATTDAVCGLGDTDSAKGKYLTSIATVAVIMLLIGAAALFPTGFLAALDTVKTSVIGNLGFIFTWPAFAISLVMVAVCFTPLGKLRFGEGEPEFHTLSWMGMLFATGMGIGLLTWGVLEPKYHTDAGQSTDMALLNAFNHWGLLAWAGYLAIGALFAHAMYNMKLTKPAEELLGNGLWSKLNLVSLVVSTVIGLSLSFTYATTPIQQGLVKLVGIEFSPTLIICVLAICAIISSASGLKRGIKWLSNYNTLFAIILMIGVLVLTVPGDILSTFVRLVPEYLLKYPAMATDIGLGDPERKAWLADWLYAFEAAWYGWFIFTGVFVARISKGRTLRGMVLGVMLVPTLFSCLWFVVFGLGSLSLGVEDVFKLIDTIDTTGILSVILTLNILLFFITSADSAGLVCEMLTVKRSRAFWIIAMAALAIVVSWLGGDVYKTLLSLISVAAIPVAFGIFALVIAFVIRVRRDRASQAIPTSAPLAQR is encoded by the coding sequence ATGACGACCGACACTTCCTCCTCTCGCCAGCCCGAGGCCACCACGGATGCCGTCTGCGGCCTGGGGGACACGGACTCCGCCAAGGGCAAGTACCTGACCTCGATCGCCACCGTGGCGGTCATCATGCTGCTGATCGGTGCCGCCGCCCTCTTCCCGACGGGATTCCTCGCAGCCCTCGACACCGTCAAGACCTCGGTGATCGGCAATCTCGGCTTCATCTTCACCTGGCCGGCCTTCGCTATCTCGCTGGTGATGGTCGCGGTGTGCTTCACGCCGCTGGGCAAGCTGCGCTTCGGTGAAGGCGAACCGGAATTCCACACCCTGAGCTGGATGGGCATGCTGTTTGCCACCGGCATGGGCATCGGCCTGCTCACCTGGGGCGTGCTGGAGCCCAAATACCATACCGATGCCGGACAGAGCACCGACATGGCACTGCTCAATGCCTTCAATCATTGGGGCCTGCTTGCCTGGGCGGGCTATCTGGCCATCGGCGCGCTGTTCGCGCATGCCATGTACAACATGAAGCTGACCAAGCCCGCCGAAGAACTGCTGGGCAATGGCCTGTGGAGCAAGCTCAACCTGGTCAGCCTCGTCGTTTCCACCGTCATCGGCCTGTCGCTGTCCTTCACCTACGCGACCACCCCGATCCAGCAGGGACTGGTCAAGCTGGTCGGTATCGAATTCAGCCCGACCCTGATCATCTGCGTGCTGGCCATATGCGCCATCATCTCCTCCGCCTCTGGCCTCAAGCGCGGCATCAAGTGGCTGAGCAACTACAACACCCTGTTCGCCATCATTCTGATGATCGGCGTGCTGGTGCTGACCGTCCCCGGCGACATCCTTTCCACCTTCGTGCGTCTGGTGCCGGAATACCTGCTCAAGTACCCGGCGATGGCCACCGACATCGGCCTGGGTGATCCGGAGCGCAAGGCGTGGCTGGCCGACTGGCTGTATGCCTTCGAGGCTGCCTGGTACGGCTGGTTCATCTTCACCGGCGTCTTCGTGGCGCGCATCTCCAAGGGCCGTACCCTGCGTGGCATGGTGCTGGGGGTGATGCTGGTACCGACCCTGTTCTCGTGCCTGTGGTTCGTGGTGTTCGGGCTCGGCAGCCTCAGTCTGGGCGTCGAGGACGTGTTCAAGCTGATCGATACCATCGACACCACCGGCATCCTCTCGGTGATACTGACGCTCAACATCCTGCTGTTCTTCATCACCAGTGCCGACTCGGCAGGACTGGTCTGCGAGATGCTGACCGTCAAGCGCTCACGCGCCTTCTGGATCATCGCCATGGCCGCCCTGGCCATCGTGGTCAGCTGGCTGGGCGGGGACGTCTACAAGACCCTGCTGAGCCTGATCTCGGTCGCCGCGATCCCGGTCGCCTTCGGCATCTTCGCCCTGGTGATCGCCTTCGTGATCCGCGTACGCCGTGATCGCGCCTCCCAGGCCATCCCGACATCGGCGCCACTCGCCCAGCGCTGA
- a CDS encoding GlxA family transcriptional regulator: MRLDYIGPLPETIGFLLLPRFSMMAFFAAVEPLRIANRISGKPLFRWLLISEDGQPVTSSSGMTLVADHSILDIRSLPSLAVCSGFEPEAHLNRALTGWLHRLDGGGCVLGGLDTGCFLLAAAGLLDGERVTLHWESLPAFRERFPTISTSDELFELGARRFSCAGGAAAMDMALDVIARRHGTALAVDVSEQLVHDRMRTRTDQQRMTLARRLGTHKRQLVDAVALMEQHLDTPLSLEELAKRCRISLRQLQRLFEQELSTSPRAWYLRLRLERARHLLKETDLDILSVGLSSGFTSSSSFSRAYRNHFGHSPRQTR; encoded by the coding sequence ATGCGACTCGATTACATCGGCCCGCTACCGGAAACCATCGGTTTTCTCTTGCTGCCACGCTTCTCGATGATGGCGTTCTTCGCGGCCGTGGAGCCTCTACGCATCGCCAACCGCATCAGCGGCAAGCCGCTGTTTCGCTGGTTGCTCATCAGTGAGGATGGCCAGCCGGTCACGTCTTCCAGTGGCATGACGCTGGTCGCCGACCACAGCATTCTCGATATTCGCTCCCTGCCTTCGCTGGCGGTGTGCAGCGGTTTCGAGCCAGAGGCGCACCTCAATCGCGCCCTGACGGGCTGGCTGCATCGTCTCGATGGGGGAGGCTGTGTACTGGGCGGCCTGGATACCGGCTGTTTTCTGTTGGCGGCGGCAGGACTGCTGGACGGTGAGCGCGTCACACTGCATTGGGAAAGCCTGCCGGCGTTTCGTGAGCGCTTCCCGACCATCAGCACCTCGGATGAGCTGTTCGAGCTGGGCGCGCGCCGCTTTTCCTGTGCCGGTGGGGCAGCCGCGATGGACATGGCACTGGATGTGATTGCCCGCCGACACGGCACCGCGCTGGCAGTGGATGTCTCGGAGCAGCTGGTGCACGACCGCATGCGCACACGAACCGACCAGCAGCGCATGACGCTGGCGCGCCGCCTGGGCACCCACAAGCGCCAGTTGGTGGATGCGGTCGCCCTGATGGAGCAGCACCTGGATACCCCCTTGTCACTGGAGGAACTGGCAAAGCGTTGTCGCATCTCGCTGAGACAGTTGCAGCGCCTGTTCGAGCAGGAGCTTTCCACCTCGCCGCGAGCCTGGTACCTGCGGCTGCGCCTGGAGCGGGCGCGGCACCTGCTCAAGGAAACCGACCTCGATATTCTCTCGGTCGGGCTGTCGAGCGGTTTTACCTCCAGTTCCAGCTTCTCGCGTGCCTACCGCAATCACTTCGGGCACTCCCCGCGCCAGACGCGGTGA